Part of the Myxococcales bacterium genome, GGTCGCGCCGGTCGGGTTGCTGGGGCTGTTGAGCACGAGCACCTTGGTGCGCGGCGTGATGGCGGCGCGCAATTGTTCGGCCGACAAGCGGAACGAAGTGCTCTCGTCGGTCGGCAGAATCACGGCCTCGCCTTCCGCCAGCCAGACCATTTCGGGGTAGCTCACCCAGTAGGGCGCGGGGATGATCACCTCGTCGCCCGGATCGAGCAGCAATTGAAAAACATTGTACAACGCGTGCTTGGCGCCGCAGCAGATCGCCACGTTTTTCGGGCTCGCCGGCAGGCCGTACCGGCTTTGGTAGAAGTCCGCCACCGCCTGGCGCAATTGCGGCATGCCCGCCGCCGGCGTGTAACGAGTCAGGCCCTCGTTCAAGCCCTTGATGGCCGCGTCGCGGATGTGCGGCGGGGTGTCGAAATCCGGTTCGCCGGCTCCGAAGCCCACCACGTCCAACCCTTGCGCCTTGAGCGCCTTGGCCTTGGCGTCGACGGCCAGGGTGATCGATGGATTCAATTTGGCGATGCGTTTGGCGAATGGCATGGCGCGCTCCTTGTGCCTAGGACAGGTGTTCCTGCTGCACCTGATCGACTTTTTCTTTCAGCCGTTGCAGGACATTCGGCGGCACCATGCTGGAGACGTCGCCGCCGAAGAAAACGATTTCCTTGACCATGCGGGAAGACAGGTAAATGTACGGTTCGCTGGCCATCAGGCAAAGGGTTTCGACGTTGGGCTGCAGATTGCGGTTGGTGATGGCCATCTGGAATTCGTAGTCGAAATCGGAAATCGCGCGCAGCCCGCGGATCACCACCTTGGCGCCGACGCGGTTCAGGTAATGGATCAACAGATCGTCGAAGCTCTCGACGCGGATTTTTGTGTTGCCCAACGCTTCCCGGATCAATTCGATCCGTTCGGCGGCGGTGAACAAGGTCTTTTTGCGTGGATTGACGGCCACGGCGACGATCAGGTTTTCGAACACGCAATGCGCGCGCTTGATCAGATCGACGTGCCCGTTGGTGATCGGATCGAAGCTTCCCGGATAAACGGCTAGCTTGGACATGTTTCCCCTTCCATTCGCAATTTGAAAAAGGTCACCATGGAATCGCCGTAGCGGCGCTCGTCATACACCGCAAACGCCGCCGGGGCGGTCAACGCCTCTTTCGGATGCCGCTTGACGATCACCAGCCCCTCCGGCTTGACCAGCCGGCCGGCGGCGGTCGCCTGGAGCGCTTCGACCAGCAGGTGTTTCGGATACGGCGGATCCAGAAAAACCAGGTCGAACGGACCATCCTTTCCCAAGTGGTGTGCGGCGCGGATGAAATCCGCGGTCATCACCCGGGCGCGGTCGGCCAGCCGCCATTCCGCGAGCAACTCCTCCAGATAGCCGGCGGTGGGCCGATGCTGCTCCACGAAAACCACTTCGGCCGCGCCGCGCGACAGGCACTCCAGGCCCAACAACCCCGTTCCGGCAAAGGCGTCCAGCACCCGGGCGTCGGGCAGGCGCGACAACAGAATGCTGAAAATAGCCTCGCGAACCCGTTCCAGCGCCGGCCGCAAATGTCGAGACGCGGGTGTGTGAATCCGCCTGCCCCGCAAACTCCCGCCGGTGATGCGCAATGCTTCGTCCTCCCGGCGAACCGGCCCCTCAGCCCATTGTACCATCCGTTGGTTCCGCGCATCTTAATCAAAGTCGGACGGCGTTTCAACATAATCCTTATCGCATTTGGAAATGCTCGCAGGCCGTCCGCATGCGAAGAACTTATGACGCTATGTATAATCAGGCTGATCTGTCAGAGGCATGTCTCTCCAGGGTAGTATAACTCGGTGCCCGGGTTGCCTCCCTGTCCGTGGCAGAAGCCGTTCGGGTCGTCTTCGGTCGTGTCACCCGCGCACAGGCCGTAGATGTTGAGCACCATGAAGGTCGGATCGTCGACCGATCCGTAGCATGGAGTCGCAAACTCCGGTGTAACGGTGTCCA contains:
- the coaD gene encoding pantetheine-phosphate adenylyltransferase translates to MSKLAVYPGSFDPITNGHVDLIKRAHCVFENLIVAVAVNPRKKTLFTAAERIELIREALGNTKIRVESFDDLLIHYLNRVGAKVVIRGLRAISDFDYEFQMAITNRNLQPNVETLCLMASEPYIYLSSRMVKEIVFFGGDVSSMVPPNVLQRLKEKVDQVQQEHLS
- the rsmD gene encoding 16S rRNA (guanine(966)-N(2))-methyltransferase RsmD, which produces MVQWAEGPVRREDEALRITGGSLRGRRIHTPASRHLRPALERVREAIFSILLSRLPDARVLDAFAGTGLLGLECLSRGAAEVVFVEQHRPTAGYLEELLAEWRLADRARVMTADFIRAAHHLGKDGPFDLVFLDPPYPKHLLVEALQATAAGRLVKPEGLVIVKRHPKEALTAPAAFAVYDERRYGDSMVTFFKLRMEGETCPS